The Chthoniobacterales bacterium nucleotide sequence CAAGCGCTTCGCCAAGCCCAAGTGCTTCGCCCAGCCCAAGCGTTTCGCCAAGCCCGAGTGCTTCGCCAAGCCCGAGCGCTTCGCCAAGCCCGAGCGCTTCGCCAAGCCCGAGCGCTTCGCCAAGCCCGAGCCCGCTCCCAAGCTGCAGCCCCATCGCTAACGCCAGCATGTCTGTCGGCAATGGTTCCTTTAACCCGAGCTCGCTGACCATTGCAGCGGCAACGCAGGTGACCTGGACCAATACGGGTAGTTCCAGAGCCCGAGTGCGGGATGTAGGTCATTTCTTCTTTGATAGCGGCGACATTAATCCGGGACAGTCGTTCTCGTTCACTTTCTGTGTGGGCGGGACCTACCAGGTCGAGGATCAACGTGGCGGTGGCACGGCCACGATCGTTGTGACCGGCACTGGCCCATCGCCAAGCCCGAGTGCTTCACCAAGCCCGAGTGCTTCGCCGAGCCCGAGCGCTTCGCCGAGCCCGAGTGCTTCACCGAGCCCGAGTGCTTCGCCCAGCCCGAGCGCTTCGCCGAGCCCGAGCGCTTCGCCGAGCCCAAGTGCTTCGCCGAGCCCGAGCGCTTCGCCGAGCCCGAGCGCTTCACCGAGCCCGAGTGCTTCACCGAGCCCGAGTGCTTCACCGAGCCCGAGCGCTTCGCCAAGCCCAAGCGCTTCTCCGAGCCCGAGCGCTTCGCCGAGCCCGACCCCAACACCGAGCCCTGCTGCTCAGCCAGTCAACATTTCCACCCGCGTTCGAGTGGAAACCGGCGAAGGCGTCATGATCGGCGGCTTCATCATCACAGGCAACGATGCCAAGCATGTCATTATCCGCGGCATCGGCCCCTCGATGGCTGGCGTTGGCGTCACCGGAGCCGTGACCGATCCCGTTCTGCGCCTTTTCAGCGCCAACGGTTCGCCGCTGGCGGTCAATGACAACTGGCAGGACACCCAGCAAACCGAAATCGAGCAGACCGGTCTCCAGCCTTCAGATCCTCGCGAAGCAGCCGTCATTGCCACACTCGCGCCGGGCGCTTACACCGCGGCCGTCTCGTCCGCGAACGGCAACAACGGCGTCGGCCTGGTCGAAATCTACGACCTCACCTCGACGAACAATTCGAAACTGGCCAACATCAGCACCCGTGGATCCGTCCAGACCGCGGAAAACGTGATGATCGGCGGTTTCATCCTGGGTGGCACCAGCATCAATCCCGCTAAAGTGGTGGTCCGCGCGATTGGGCCAACGCTGGGGCAAGCTGGCATCGGCAATCCCCTTGGCAATCCAAGCCTGAGCCTGTTCGACAGCAACGGGCAATTGGTGGGCTTGAATAACAACTGGCAGGATGATCCAAGCCAGGCCGCCCAGTTACAGGCGCTCAATCTCGCGCCGCAAAACTCGGCTGAAGCCGCGATCGTGATGATGTTGCCACCAGGGCAATACACGGCGGTCGTCGGCGGCCAGGACGGCGGCACTGGAATCGGATTGATCGAGGTTTACTCCATCCAATAACCGAAACCAATGGCATTGCTCCACTCACCGACCCGCACCGCGGCCCTGCTCCGCGGGGCGGGCGGTGAAGTGGACGAGCCCCGCAAACTTCCGCGGGGCTGATCGGAATGATGGCGCGCCGCGCGCGCAACTTGTCTAGCTCCTGCGATTCAGTCAGGGTGTAACACCCGGAAGATCGCGGGTTTTGTTCGGTTAGGAAATCCCGTGCAATTCCCTGGAAAGGCCGGCTTGGAACCTTTGAACACACCAACATTCTCTACTGTCCGCGAAACCGAACAGACCTTGGACCTGGAGGCGGTCGCGCCCGAGCCGACCGTCCCGGATTCCACGGAAACGACCGTCGCCAAAGAAAGAATTCCAGAGCCTCCAGGCCCTCGCCTGGGCTGGTCTGCGGCCGACGCCGGGACGGTGTTTCTGGTTCTCGCGCTCAAAGGCCTCGTTCTGCTCCTGGCCGTTTTGAGCGTCGGCGTCCTCTTCGATCAATATGAGACCTGGGCAACTCTCTGGAATCGCTGGGATGCCGTCCATTATTTGAGACTGGCCGAGATCGGCTACACCGCTACGGGTGAGGGCCGGTTCTCGATTGTCTTTTATCCCCTCTATCCCGGACTGGTGCGGGTGGTAGCGCTTGTTTGCCAGAGCTACTTCGGCGCGGCCCTCGTGGTCTCAGGCGCGGCGGCCGTGGCTGCCGCCCTTCTCTTGCGCCGATTAGCCGAATTCGATAACCCGGAGAAAGTCGCGCGCCTGGCCCCGTGGTTTCTCCTTATTTTTCCGACCGCCTACTTTTTGCACATCGCCTACTCGGAAAGCCTGTTTCTCGCTCTTGTGCTCGGGTGCCTGCTCGCGGCCCGGACCCGGTCCTGGGCGATCGCCGGAATCCTGGGAGCGCTGGCCTGCGCCACGCGCGTGAACGGGCTCCTGCTCGTCCCGACTTTGTTCGTCGAAGCGTTCCTGCAATATCGGGCCACTCGCCGGATCGACTGGCGCTGGCTTTGGATCGGCGCCGCCGGACTCGGCACGGCGACGTACCTCTTCATCAACTATAGCGTCACCGGCGATCCCTTCGCGTTCTCGAAAATCATGGAGGTGAACTGGTATAAGAAATTCAACTCACCGTGGGTGGGGATTCATGATGTCTGGCTTCGCATTCCCTACTTCAATCTCACGGAAGGGCTCCTCGAGTTTGTCTTCATCGTCTTCTCGTTTCTCTGCACCGTCTGGTGCTGGATCAAACTGCGCCCCACCTATGCGGTTTGGATGACGTTGAACTGGCTTTTGATTAACAGCACCAGCTATGTTGTGAGCGTGCCGCGGTATTGCCTGACCCTTTTCCCCATCTTCATTCTTTTCGCCCGCTTCGCCGCGCGCCGGCCGCTCGCCGGAGGTCTCTTGAGCGCTACCTGCCTCCTTCTTCTTGCTCTTTTCGCAATGAAATTCGCCCACGGCACCTGGGCGTTCTAGGCCCGGCAGTTTTTTCCCATGCTACTTTCGATCGTTATCCCGTGTCATAACGAAGCGGCCGTTCTGCCCGAGACGCATCGCCGGCTCGCCGAGGTAGCCGAGCGCCTCAAGAGCAGGGTCGATTGCGAATTCATCTTTGTGGACGACGGCAGCCGGGACGAAACCGCCCGCGTCCTCCATGAGCTGGCCATGGCCGACTCCCGTCTGCGTGGTTTGCGTCTCTCGCGCAATTTCGGCCAGCAAATTGCCACCACCGCCGGGCTCGAAAACGCCGCCGGCGACGCCGTGGTGGTGATGGATGCCGACTTGCAGGACCCGCCGGAATTGATCGAGACAATGCTCGACCGCTGGCAGGAAGGTTATCACGTCGCTTATGCGAAACGGACCGAGCGAACCGGTGAGACGGCGTTCAAGATTTTGAGCGCCAAAATCTTTTACCGGCTGGTCCAGCGCATCTCGCGCGTTTCCATTCCGAGCGACACCGGCGACTTCCGTCTCATGGACCGCCGGGTGGTGGACGCCTTTCTGCGAATGCCGGAACAGGACCGTTTTCTCCGGGGAATGGTGAGCTGGGTCGGCTATCGGCAGGTCGCCGTTCCTTACAAACGAGAAGTCCGTTTTGCCGGCAAGACCAGCTATCCCCTTTTGAAAATGATTCGCTTTGCGATCGACGGAATCGTTTCCTTTTCCTTTGCGCCGCTCCGCCTCGCGGTCTGGATGGGATTTATTGCGATCGGCGTCGCGCTCCTTGGAATTCTCTACGCCGTTCTTTTGCGATTTTTCGCCGATCCCTCGCAGTGGGTTCGCGGCTGGGCCTCCATTTTTGTCGCCATTCTTTTCATGGGCGGCGTGCAATTGATTTCGCTCGGCATTATCGGCGAATACGTGGGCCGGGTTTATGGCGAAGTGAAACAGCGGCCGCTTTATCTCGTCTGGGAGCGATTTGGTTTTCCAGAGAACGCTCCCGCAAACCTGGACCCCACCCGGCAGGCTGCCTCTGAAGATGAGAATCCCATCCGAACGAGTAGCGTGTCGGATCAACCCTCGAATTCCCGAACGCTTTCTCCGGTTTGACCGCGGCGACTTCCCTGCTGGCGCCACCCTAATTTTGCCCGGCGCCAGGGGACCCTCTCATGGATGACCTCACCATTGTCCCCTCTCGCGAACGCTTCGCCGAGATGGCGAAACGCGGGAACGTCATCCCGGTTTTTGTCGATTTTGTGGCCGACGGCGAGACGCCTGCCTCCGCCTATCAAAAACTGGACGACGGCGGGCACTCATTCCTGTTCGAATCGGCGGAACAAACGGAGCAGTCCGGACGCTATTCGTTCCTCGGCTTCGATCCGCGGTTGATTGTGCGGGGCGAAAATGGCCGGGACCCGCTCGCGGCCCTGGAAAAGGTCATGTCGGATTTTCGTTTCGTGCCATCGCCTGATCTGCCGCGGTTCGCCGGCGGCGCGGTCGGTTACCTCGGTTACGACGCCGCGCGTTATTTTGAAAAATCGCTGCCGGAGCCACCGGAAGATGACCTGCAATTGCCGGAGATGATTTTCATGATCATGGGGCTGCTCGTCGTCTTCGATCATCGCTATCGCCGGGTGAAAATCGTAGCGAACGCGTTCCTCGACGATCATCCGGACTCATTCACCGCCTGGCGAAGCGCCGAGAACAAGATCCGAAACGCGCTGGCGAAATTGTCGGGAGCGGCGCGCCTCCCCTTAATCGATGCCCAAAAAACCGTTTCGCCGAAAGTGGTGCGCAGCAACCTGACGCAGGTGGAGTTCGAGGCCGCGGTCCTCGAAGCGAAGGAACACATCCGCGCCGGAGACGCGTTTCAGATCGTTCTTTCCCAGCGTTTCGAGACCGATTTCACCGGCGACCCCCTCAAGCTCTATCGCTGCCTGCGGCTGGTGAATCCGTCGCCCTACATGTTTTGTCTCCGCTTCGGCGATTCTTTCTCGCTGGTCGGCAGCTCGCCCGAACTCCATGTCCGGGTCACGGATGACCTCGCCGAAGTCCGGCCCATTGCCGGCACGCGCCCGCGCGGTGAAACGCCGGAAGAAGACGAAGAGAATGCCTCCGAGTTGCTGGCCGATCCCAAGGAACGCGCGGAGCACGTGATGCTAATCGACCTGGCGCGGAATGACCTGGGTCGTGTCGCCGAGATCGGCAGTGTCCGCGTGACCGAGCAGATGGTCATCGAGCGCTACAGCCACGTGATGCATATTGGGTCGCACGTGGTGGCGCGGTTGCGAAAAGGCCAGACGGCGTTCGATGTCATGCGCGCCACTTTTCCCGCCGGCACTGTCTCCGGAGCCCCGAAGATTCGCGCGATGCAAATCATCAGCGAGCTCGAAAACCGGAAGCGCGGTTGTTACGCCGGAGCGGTCGGTTATTTCGGATTCGACGGGGCGCTCGATTGTTGCATAGCGCTCCGCTCCATCGTGCTGAAGGAGGGACGCGCTTACCTCCAGGCCGGCGCCGGGATTGTGGCCGATTCCGATCCGGCGAGCGAATACCAGGAGACCGTCAACAAAGCGAGGGCCATGGTCGATGCGATCAGCCGGGCGAGCGATGAATAAGATCCTGCTCATCGACAATTACGATTCGTTTACCTACAACCTCGTCCAGTATTTCGGCGTCCTGGGTTGCGAGGTCGTGGTGAAGCGGAACGACGAGATCGCCGCCGCCGAGGCCAAAGCGCTTGCGCCCGATCGCATCTGTATTTCACCCGGACCCGGAAGGCCCGGAGATGCAGGCATCAGCAACGAGATCATCCGGGAGCTCGGCCCAACGATTCCGGTCCTGGGCGTTTGTCTCGGCCATCAATGCATCGCCGCGGTTTTCGGAGGCGAAGTCGTTTCGGCGCCGCGGCTGATGCATGGCAAGACGTCGCCGGTTCAGCATAACAGCGCCGGCCTTTTCGCAGAGCTTCCGAATCCTTTCGACGCGACGCGTTACCATTCGCTGATCGTGCGTCGGGAAACGTTACCCGCGGCCCTCGAAGTCACGGCCGAAACCGCGGAAGGCGAAGTGATGGGGTTGCGCCATCGCGATTACCCGATCCACGGCGTCCAATTTCATCCCGAGTCCGTGATGACCGGTGAGGGAATGAAGCTGCTGCGAAATTTTCTCTCGTTGTAAAGCGCTAATGCGATCACTTCGCGACTCGCGCGCAGCCACGCGCCATCCCCCTAATTGTCTTCGAAACTCTGTTTCGCTGGTGGATCGTGCGCTACGCGCGCGATGGGAGGGCGCGTGGCAGCTCTATCGCAAGTTGTCAGTCGCTCCCATCGAGCGACGTAGCGCTCGATCCACCATGCACCTCTATCGCAAGTTGTCAGTCCCTCCCATCGAGCGGTGTAGCGCTCGATCCACCATGCATCTCTATCGCAAGTTGTCAGTCGCTCCCATCGAGCGGCGTAGCGCTCGATCCACCATGCAGCTCCGAAGTTCTAGACTCATCGCGGAGCGCAGCTGCGGACGTTTAATGCGCGATCACTTCCCGAATGGCCCGAAGATCGCGCAGCATTTCGTCGTATTCGCCAAGGCTCAGCGCCTGGGCCGCATCGCACAACGCGCTCTGCGGATCGTTGTGCACCTCCACCAGAACGCCATCCGCTCCCGCCGCTACTCCGGCGCGCGCCAGGGGCGCAACCATATAATTTTTTCCGGCGGCATGCGACGCATCGATGATGACCGGCAAATGGGAAATGCGCCGGACCGCGGGAACGGCAGCCAGATCGAGCGTGTTGCGCGTGTGCTGGGCGAAAGTCCGCACCCCGCGCTCACAAAGGATCACCTGATAATTTCCCTCCGACATGATGTACTCGGCGGCGAGCAGCCATTCATCGAGCATCGCGGCCATTCCCCGCTTCAGGAGCACCGGCAGCTTGGAACGGCCGGCGCGGCGTAACAGGGAAAAATTCTGCATGTTGCGGGCTCCGATCTGGATGATGTCGCCATATTTTTCGACGAGGTCGACTCCGGTGACGTCGAGCGCTTCCGTCACGATCTTGAGCCCGAATTCTTTCCGGACGTCCGCCATGATCTTGAGCCCCTCTT carries:
- a CDS encoding glycosyltransferase family 2 protein, with product MLLSIVIPCHNEAAVLPETHRRLAEVAERLKSRVDCEFIFVDDGSRDETARVLHELAMADSRLRGLRLSRNFGQQIATTAGLENAAGDAVVVMDADLQDPPELIETMLDRWQEGYHVAYAKRTERTGETAFKILSAKIFYRLVQRISRVSIPSDTGDFRLMDRRVVDAFLRMPEQDRFLRGMVSWVGYRQVAVPYKREVRFAGKTSYPLLKMIRFAIDGIVSFSFAPLRLAVWMGFIAIGVALLGILYAVLLRFFADPSQWVRGWASIFVAILFMGGVQLISLGIIGEYVGRVYGEVKQRPLYLVWERFGFPENAPANLDPTRQAASEDENPIRTSSVSDQPSNSRTLSPV
- the trpE gene encoding anthranilate synthase component I — protein: MDDLTIVPSRERFAEMAKRGNVIPVFVDFVADGETPASAYQKLDDGGHSFLFESAEQTEQSGRYSFLGFDPRLIVRGENGRDPLAALEKVMSDFRFVPSPDLPRFAGGAVGYLGYDAARYFEKSLPEPPEDDLQLPEMIFMIMGLLVVFDHRYRRVKIVANAFLDDHPDSFTAWRSAENKIRNALAKLSGAARLPLIDAQKTVSPKVVRSNLTQVEFEAAVLEAKEHIRAGDAFQIVLSQRFETDFTGDPLKLYRCLRLVNPSPYMFCLRFGDSFSLVGSSPELHVRVTDDLAEVRPIAGTRPRGETPEEDEENASELLADPKERAEHVMLIDLARNDLGRVAEIGSVRVTEQMVIERYSHVMHIGSHVVARLRKGQTAFDVMRATFPAGTVSGAPKIRAMQIISELENRKRGCYAGAVGYFGFDGALDCCIALRSIVLKEGRAYLQAGAGIVADSDPASEYQETVNKARAMVDAISRASDE
- a CDS encoding aminodeoxychorismate/anthranilate synthase component II, with the translated sequence MNKILLIDNYDSFTYNLVQYFGVLGCEVVVKRNDEIAAAEAKALAPDRICISPGPGRPGDAGISNEIIRELGPTIPVLGVCLGHQCIAAVFGGEVVSAPRLMHGKTSPVQHNSAGLFAELPNPFDATRYHSLIVRRETLPAALEVTAETAEGEVMGLRHRDYPIHGVQFHPESVMTGEGMKLLRNFLSL
- the aroF gene encoding 3-deoxy-7-phosphoheptulonate synthase — protein: MLIVMKAGAADREIADVVAVIEQLGYRSHVMPGATRTAIGITGNQGAVDPARFENMAGVAEAIRVSKPYKLITLDLRPDKTVVRVGDATIGGDELAVIAGPCAIESRAQAFAVAKTVAQSGARFFRGGAFKPRSSPYEFPGLGEEGLKIMADVRKEFGLKIVTEALDVTGVDLVEKYGDIIQIGARNMQNFSLLRRAGRSKLPVLLKRGMAAMLDEWLLAAEYIMSEGNYQVILCERGVRTFAQHTRNTLDLAAVPAVRRISHLPVIIDASHAAGKNYMVAPLARAGVAAGADGVLVEVHNDPQSALCDAAQALSLGEYDEMLRDLRAIREVIAH